Proteins encoded in a region of the Alicyclobacillus vulcanalis genome:
- the purF gene encoding amidophosphoribosyltransferase, protein MDSVEKQAAYDDKPREECGVFGIFGHPRAAALTYYGLVALQHRGQEAAGITSTDGSRMYSHKGLGLLTDVFRAGELEGLYGHAAIGHVRYSTAGSNTIQNAQPIALATHARNFAIAHNGNLVNARFLRIQLEEQGSLFQTTSDTEVIAHLIAKEGAGDLADLVARAVRKIEGGFALVILSDDELIAVRDPFGLRPMVLGRLGDAHVVASESCAFETVGATLIRDVEPGELLHITRAGVRSVRFAPRGPRRMCTFEHVYFARPDSDVDGWNVHSVRKQLGRILAEKHPAPGDIVIGVPDSSVSAAAGYAEQSGLPLETGLIKNKYIARTFIQPSQELRDLGVRLKLNAVRSVVEGKRVVLIDDSIVRGTTSRRIVRLLRGAGALEVHVRISSPPYVSPCHYGIDTAKEDELIAARHSVEDIRRAIEADSLEFLTVEELMQGFGFPAGSPVPFCNACFTRRYPTSLIDQTLNEGMEPIRIGG, encoded by the coding sequence GTGGATAGCGTGGAAAAGCAGGCGGCTTACGACGACAAGCCGCGCGAAGAGTGTGGCGTCTTTGGCATCTTTGGTCACCCGCGGGCGGCTGCGCTCACCTATTACGGGCTCGTCGCGCTCCAGCACCGCGGACAAGAGGCGGCCGGCATCACGTCGACGGACGGATCGCGCATGTACAGCCACAAGGGATTGGGGCTTTTGACCGACGTGTTCCGGGCGGGCGAGCTCGAGGGGCTGTACGGCCACGCCGCCATCGGGCACGTGCGGTACTCGACGGCCGGATCGAACACGATACAAAACGCGCAGCCCATCGCGCTCGCGACGCACGCGCGCAACTTCGCCATCGCGCACAACGGCAACCTCGTCAACGCGCGCTTCCTGCGCATTCAGTTGGAGGAACAGGGCAGCCTGTTTCAGACGACGTCGGACACCGAGGTCATCGCGCACCTCATCGCCAAGGAGGGCGCGGGCGATTTGGCCGATCTCGTCGCGCGGGCCGTGCGGAAGATCGAGGGTGGCTTTGCGCTCGTCATCCTGAGCGACGACGAGCTCATCGCCGTGCGCGATCCGTTTGGCTTGCGCCCGATGGTCCTCGGCCGGCTCGGTGACGCGCACGTCGTGGCGTCCGAGTCGTGCGCGTTCGAGACGGTCGGCGCCACGCTCATCCGGGACGTCGAACCCGGGGAACTGCTGCACATCACGCGGGCGGGCGTGCGCTCGGTGCGGTTCGCGCCGCGCGGACCCAGGCGCATGTGCACGTTTGAGCACGTGTACTTCGCGCGCCCCGACAGCGACGTCGACGGCTGGAACGTGCACAGCGTGCGCAAGCAGCTTGGCCGCATTCTGGCCGAAAAGCATCCCGCGCCGGGCGACATCGTGATCGGCGTGCCGGACTCGAGCGTGTCGGCCGCGGCCGGTTACGCCGAGCAAAGCGGGCTCCCACTGGAGACGGGCCTCATCAAGAACAAGTACATCGCGCGCACGTTCATCCAGCCTTCGCAGGAGCTGCGCGATCTCGGCGTCCGCCTGAAGTTGAACGCGGTCCGATCCGTCGTCGAGGGCAAGCGCGTGGTCCTCATCGACGACTCCATCGTCCGCGGCACCACCTCCCGGCGCATCGTCCGCTTGCTGCGCGGCGCGGGAGCGCTCGAGGTCCACGTGCGCATCTCGAGCCCGCCGTACGTGAGTCCGTGCCACTACGGCATCGACACGGCCAAGGAGGACGAGCTTATCGCCGCGCGCCACTCCGTCGAGGACATCCGGCGTGCCATCGAGGCCGACTCGCTCGAGTTCCTGACGGTGGAGGAGCTGATGCAGGGTTTCGGGTTTCCGGCCGGATCGCCCGTGCCCTTCTGCAACGCGTGCTTCACCCGCCGCTATCCGACGAGTTTGATCGATCAGACGCTGAACGAGGGCATGGAGCCCATCCGCATAGGAGGGTGA